Genomic segment of Oncorhynchus keta strain PuntledgeMale-10-30-2019 chromosome 12, Oket_V2, whole genome shotgun sequence:
AATGAAGCTGTCCTTTGATGAAGAGCACAGGCACGCTATGAATGAGCTCGGTAAGCATCCACTTCAAAAGTGTTGTTCTGACCAATGCAATTTTTTATTTAGGCTATTTAACCAGTATAGTCCACTTGGTGACACTTGCCACTGCTTTCCAGGCAGTTATCTTAAAAAAAGAGAAATTATGAAACAATCTTTATTTGATTGGTTTAATGTTTCATTACCCAAGAAACCAAAACAGAAAAGAGGTAGGTTAATGTATGTGTTCATCATTGTAAAGATGTAGGCTCTTATGCAATGTCTTGCATAGGACATCATATAGTAGAACATTCATGGGGCAGACTCATTCAATGATTGATTGACATTTCTcctgctgtgctgtgtgttcccaGGGGGGCTGCAGGCTATAGGGGAGCTCCTCCAAGTGGACTGTGAAATATACGGCCTCACCAGCGACCACTACAGCGTCACTCTGAGGAGATACGCTGGCATGGCCCTTACCAACCTCACCTTCGGGGACGTGGCCAATAAGGTGAGCTTCTGGTTCCGGATAATTTAACAGTAGTTGTGTGTGCAATTCTGACCTAATATCTTGCAAATGTTCTGCCTTAGGGTTGGTTTCCCAGACCCAAATTAAGCCTATTCCTGTGTTTAAAAGCTATTTCAATCTCAATTAAGCACGCTTTGTAGTCCAGGAGAAGGCTGGATCTGGGAAACCAGCCAATATGTGTAAACGCACTTGAAAGTAAAGGCAATAGTGTCTTCGAGGACAATCAATCTCTGTGCTTGTTCATAAAGTATGGCTTCAAATTAATAGTAAGCATCTTTCTGTATCTTCCATCCTCAGGCCACTCTATGTTCCATGAAGGGATGCATGAGGGCCATGGTGGCTCAGCTGAAGTCTGAGAGTGAGGATCTACAGCAGGTGATTGCCAGTGTGTTGAGGAACCTGTCCTGGCGTGCGGATGTGAACAGTAAGAAGACCCTCCGTGAGGTGGGCAGTGTCAGGGCTCTGATGGAATGTGCCTTGGAGGTACAGAAGGTGAGACATCCACCACTCTTACTTTGATACAAATACATAAGGAGTACATCATGTATAAATATGTGAATGAAATGTACAAGAGGAATTTGATAAAGATTTGCCTAAATATGTATTCACTGGCTGATCAAATTTGTCCTCTTTTCACAGGAGTCTACTCTGAAGAGTGTCCTCAGTGCCCTGTGGAACCTGTCAGCTCACTGCACTGAAAACAAAGCTGATATCTGTGCTGTAGAGGGGGCTTTGGCCTTCCTGGTTAGCACTTTGATGTACCGAAGCCAAACTAACACCCTCGCCATCATTGAAAGTGGAGGAGGCATCTTGCGCAATGTGTCTAGTCTCATCGCTACAAATGAAGATCACAGGTATGTCTATTCAATTTCTTTTAAATCATTCATtattagggatgcacgatatatctgTAAATATGTCGGAAtcggccgatattagctaaaaatgccaactaTCGGCCCGATGGCTAGTTTAACGCCAATGttaaaaaccgatgtcaaagctgctgtgcatacctatataatgtaggtacaGGACGTAATGACGACGCGTAAAATGttgcgctacacgtgcaacacagcattcctgacctagcccacaatgtctgctttGTGGATctagcagtcaacaagtcgagtaggcatttgaaagagtaagaacatttcagcgagacaactcaaaggcgaaatccattaaagccaagataatggaattcatggATTCTTACCATAGTAATGGTTGAGAATGAAATAATTGAACAGCACAGCAAGTTAGTCAAAGAAATAGGTTTTGgattgttttactggtaatggggacatacgtaaatgccaacaaaataactttttagtCTGTgtatgacctttatttaactaggcaagtcggttaagaacaaattctaaattacaatgacggcccggacgctgctgggctaattgtgcgccgccctatgggactcccaatcacggccggatgtgatacagcctggattcgaaccagggactgtaatgatgcctcttgcactgagatgcagtgccttagaccgctatgtccatgtgtgtgttaagcattctagtacagttaaatagttaacaggCCTCTAAAATTAAATATTGCTATCCGTATCGGGGTTTTTTTGGCAAGTAAAAAAATATTGGCCAAAAATGACATTGGCGCATCACTATTCATTATAGTGTTGTGCTGTTAAATATTTGATATTATTATACGGACTCCTCTGTAATAATGTTTAATGTTCTTACACTTGAAAGCTTACAAGACCCTGTGttacttttttctctctctgtagacAAATCCTGAGAGAGAACAGCTGTCTTCAGACACTCCTGCAGCACCTGAAGTCTCACAGCCTGACTATTGTGAGCAACGCGTGCGGCACGCTGTGGAACCTCTCGGCCCGCAATGCAAAGGACCAGGAGGCCTTGTGGGAAATGGGTGCTGTGAGCATGCTGAAGAACCTCATCCACTCCAAGCACAAGATGATCGCTATGGGCAGTGCCGCAGCACTGAGGAACCTCATGGCCAACAGGCCCGCCAAATACAAGGATGCCAACATCATGTCACCTGGATCGAGCCTGCCCTCTCTTCATGTCAGGAAACAGAAAGCCCTGATCGAGGAACTGGACTCTCAGCACCTCTCGGAGACGTTCGACAATATTGACAATTTAAGCCCCAAGGCGTCCCACAGGGGTAAACCAAGCAGGCACAAGCAGAATGTCTACAGTGATTACGATGGTGTCTCTAGATCAGACGGGTTTAGCCCCAACAGTGTGCCTGTGCGCCCCCCTTATGTGAACACACCAGTTCTGTCGAGCCCATCACCCAGAGACAACCCAAGGGGGAACATAGACAGTGTTAGGGCCGAGAGGGATCGGggccaggacagagacagacagaggggtgcaCCCAGTGGTTTCCACCCAGATCATGACTCTAAGAGAATGCAAATGCCCGCCACAACAGCTGCTCAGATTGCCATGGTGATGGAGGAAGTGAACAGCATTCACTTACTGACTGGCCTGGATGACCGGTCACCAGAGACCCCAAATCAAGACCCTCACTGTACAACTGCAGTACATGGTCATTCAAATGTATATCCCTACACTAAACCCGATCACTCGGGCAGACCATGTCCAATGCCCAAGTTGGAATACAAGGCATCCAACGACAGTCTCAACAGCGTAAACAGCACTGACGGCTATGGCAAAAGAGGACAGATGAAGCCATCTGTGGACTCATACTCTGAGGATGATGAGGGGAAGTGTTGCGTCTATAGAAAATATCCTGCAGACCTTGCTCATAAGATCCACAATGCCAACCACATGGAAGATGATGACGGAGAAGTTGACACACCTATCAACTACAGCCTAAAGTATTCTGATGAGCAGCTGAACTCTGGTCGGCAAAGTCCAAGCCAAAATGAGAGATGGGCGAGGCCTAAGCACATGGAGGAGATGAAACAGACAGATCAGAGGTCTGTGCGATCTCAAAGCCCAGGTTACCCCATGTACACGGAGGGCAACagtgagggggaggagaaatTGAAGTACAAACCCAGGTTTGTGCAAACAGAAATGCAACAAGGATTCAGATCAAGGAACACCAACCAACACCAACAAGATCAAAGCAATACTGGTCCCACTCAAGGAATGAACAAAAAGATGAACAACCAGACTATGTGCCAGTCTGTGGATGATTACGGTGATGACAAGCCAACCAATTACAGTGAGCGATACTCAGAGGAAGAACAACAGGATGACCAGCCGACCAATTACAGTATGAAATACAACAAGGGGCCTCATACGgaacaaccaattgattacagtcTGAAGTACTCCGACACCTCCTCCCAAAAATCCATGTTTAGTCATTCAAAGTCATCCTCCACTCAGAGCTCAGTGAAAGACCATCTAAGCCAAGATGGTTCAACATCATCCATGACATCCAAAAAGAATGTAGGGAGACAAATGCAGCTACATCCATCCTCGGCTCAAACGAGGTCAGGGCCAACTCGACCAGGCCAGAAGAACACAACATGCAAACCTCCTACCGTCAATCAAGAGACCCTACAGACGTACTGTGTTGAGGACACACCCATCTGTTTCTCAAGGGGTAGCTCTCTGTCATCCTTGTCCTCAGATGAGGACGAAATGGAAGGCTGCAAGAGGAATGTGAATGCTGCTAGCAACTACCCAACTCTTCCCATCTCTGAGAAAGAGTCCACTGGCAGTCACGCCCAAGAACAAGGCACAACCGAGGGCCAGTCTGTGCAGTATGTCCGAATAAAGCCTCCAAGGACTAGTCAAGTTCATGGAGACGGATCCAGACATCACAAAGCCGTTGAGTTTTCATCAGGAGCTAAATCACCATCTAAAAGTGGTGCCCAGACTCCCAAAAGCCCCCCAGAACACTATGTGCAGGAGACGCCCCTCATGTTCAGCAGATGCACATCTGTAAGCTCTCTGGACAGCTTTGAGAGCAATTCCATTGCTAGCTCTATACAGAGTGAATTGTGCAGTGGGATGCCCAGTGGAATCATCAGCCCAAGTGATCTGCCCGACAGCCCTGGTCAGACCATGCCTCCGAGCCGAAGCAAAACGCCACCACCCCCTCAACATCCACCACCAATGAAACACAAAAAGGTGCCGCCGCCGCCAAGGGCGGATTTGGCTCCAAGGCATGCTGCTGTACACTCTGCTGTCCAGAGAGTCCAGGTGCTTCCGGATAACGACACCCTCCTACACTTTGCGACAGAGAGTACCCCAGATGGATTCTCTTGTGCATCCAGCCTCAGTGCTTTAAGCTTAGATGAACCTTACATTCAAAAAGATAATGAGCTCAAGATCATGTCTCCTGTTCACGAAGACAACCAGGGAAATGAGGCTGAGCATGAGCATGATGACACTACAGAATCCCCAAGCCAAGAGAAGCATTCACCTGGTGAGGTGGAAAAAGACATTTTGGATGATTCAGATGATGACGATATAGAAATACTGGAGGCTTGCATAAACTCAGCCATGCCAACAAAGTCATCGAGAAAACCCAAAAAGCAATCGCCTTCCAACACTACTTCTAGAATACCACCACCTACTGCCCATAAACCAAGCCAACTTCCTGTGTACAAGTTACTCCCTTCACAAACCCGAGGACAACAGAAGACTGTTGGCTTCACCCATGGAGAGGACATGCCTAGGATTTACTGCATAGAGGGAACCCCTATAAATTTTTCAACAGCCACATCTCTCAGCGACCTCACCATTGATTCACCCCCAAATGAGCTGGCCAACACTGAACGCTGTGCTCCTCCTTGTGCAGAAGTATTCTCCAGTCAAATAAGGGATACTATTCCAGAAGGGGAAAGTACAGATGAAAAAGATGGAGGTGTTACTTTATCCTTCACACAAGCTGCCACTGTAGAAAATGAAGGGGATGACATCTTAGCAGAGTGTATCAGTTCAGCCATGCCAAAAGGTAAAATCCATAAGCCCTTTAGAGTACAGAAAATGAATGATCAACTACAGCACCCTTCATCAGCTTCTCCTGTTAGTCTAGTCAAACAAGAGGTTGAAAAGAAAAAGCCCACATCCCCTGTTAAACCAATGCCACAGAGTAGTGAATACAGAGCTAGGATGATTAAAAAACCCCAGCCACCTTTCAACTTTGTTTCATACCCTGATAAAAACAAAGAAACCAAAATGCTTGAGCCAAAAATGGCCTCCAGAAATTTCCCAGATAAACCACCAAATGCAGATGAGAGGCCACGGCCAGGATTTGCTTTTGACTCGCCACAGAATTACACACCAATAGAGGGTACACCCTATTGCTTTTCACGCAATGACTCCCTGAGTTCCTTGGATTTCGAGGATGATGAACCTGATCTCTCAAAGGAAAAGGCACAACTTAGAAAAGACAAAGACCAGAGAAAAGTGTCAACGAAAAATCGTGGAGAGCCATCCGCAAGAACAAACAGGGCAAATGTACCACTGACTGCTCCAACAACACCTCTGCAGCAGAAGCAGGCAGTCTTTCCACAACCATCCAAAGAAAACGTTGGGCCAGTGCCAGATGAGAAGCAGAAGTTTTCCATTGAGGACACACCAATGTGTTTCTCTAGAAACTCATCTCTCAGCTCGTTAAGTGACATTGACCAAGAGAACAACAACAAAGACCTCCAGCCAAAAGAAGTGGAGGATGTAACTCAGGTAGAAGCTACTTCTAAACCCCAAGCCTCTGGTTACGCACCAAAAGCCTTTCATGTAGAAGACACCCCTGTGTGTTTCTCAAGAAACAGTTCACTCAGCTCACTAAGCATTGATTCAGAAGATGACCTTCTACAAGAGTGCATCAGTTCAGCCATgccaaaaaaaaagaaacagacagccagaaaTAAGGGGGGGAATGACCAAGGAGATGCCACTGAGGAGAAAAGTATGGATAGAATTTTAGCTGAGGAGCCTGGTATCACATTGGATCTCACTGATACACATAGTCCAGTTTCTGAACAAGCCTTATCTCCAGACTCTGAATCTTTTGATTGGAAGGCTATCCAAGAGGGTGCCAATTCCATCGTCAGCAGTTTGCACCAGGCAGCTGCTAGCCTCTCTAGACAAGGCTCATCTGACTCTGACTCAATCCTCTCCCTCAAATCTGGAATATCCCTTGGCTCCCCTTTTCACTTGCCCTTAAATTCAGAGGATAATAAATCTGCATCCGACAAAGGACGCCCACGGATATTAAAGCCTGGTGAAAAGAGCACTTTAGAAGCCCAAAAAAAAGAAAAGGAAGAGGAGGCAGCAAAATCTCTTAAAGGGGGCAAGAAAGTCTACAAAAGTCTCATAACAGGAAAACCACGTGCCAGCGCTGAGACCCCAGCCTCATTACAGCAGAGGCCGACTGCCCCTAGTGTTCCCATGATTTCTCGTGGGAGGACAATGATCCAGGTCCCTGGCGTTAGAAGCAGTTCTCCAAGCACAAGCCCAGTCCAAAAGAAGCCTCCACCCCGTGGTCCAGCCTCTGTCTCAAAAACTCCTCCCACTCAAGGGCAGAATTCCAGTAACTCACCCAGAAGCATCAAACCACCTGCTAAATCTGATCCTAGTCCAGCCAAGGATCAGCCTGGATCTCAATCGGGATCAAGTAAAGCTTCATCACGATCTGGATCCAGAGACTCCACACCATCCAGACCAGCTCAGCAGTCCTTGACCACCAGACCCATGCAATCACCCGGTCGCTCCTCTGTGTCACCTGGAAGAAATGGTCTTGGCCCTTCAAACAAATTATCCCAAGTGCCTCGCACTGCTTCTCCAAGCACATTGTCAACTAAGTCTTCTGGTTCTGGCAGGATGGCCTACACCTCCCCTGGGAGACCGATGGGTCAGCAAACTCCACCCAAGCAGACTGGCTTGACGAGAAGCACTAGCGGAATCCCTAGGAGTGAATCTGCCTCAAAGACTCTGAACCAGTGTGGAGTTGCTGGCCCTTCTAAGAAGCAGGATTTGTCCAGGATGTCGTCCACAAAGTCTAGTGGAAGTGAGTCAGACCGGTCGGAGAAACCTGCCCTAGTTCGCCAGTCAACGTTCATCAAAGAGGCCCCTAGTCCAACACTGAAGAGGAAATTGGAAGAGTCTGCTTCTTTTgagtctctgtccccctcctctaccaGCCAGTCTCAAACGCCTGTGTCGAGTCCGTCTTTGCCAGATATGTCGTTAACTTTGCCCTGTCAAGGAAGCAACTGGAAAAAGTCTCCTCAGAATCCAAATTCCTCTGAAAATGGGGATGAGAAGCCTCAAAGAGGAGGGAAGCATGACATCTCCAGGTCTCATTCAGAAAGCCCCTCTAGGCTCCCTAATCTTAACAGGAAAGGTACATGGAAGAGGGAGAACAGCaaacactcctcctctctcccaaggGTTGGCACCTGGAAGAGAACCGGCAGCTCATCTTCCATCCTCTCTGCATCCTCTGAGTCAAGTGAAAAGGGCAAGAGTGAGGATGAACGACAGCCACTGAGTCCAGCCCAAAGGTCCCCTCACGGCAAAGATGGAAACCCTTTAAAAGGAACATGGAGGAAGATGAAGGATAGTGAAATGTCTCAGTCAGAAGGCCGTGATTCTTCCTCCATAGAGTCCATGGACACCATGGCCATGGGGCACCAAATGAGCCCTGCAGTTTCCAAGACTGAGGATGTGTGGGTGAGGATTGAGGACTGTCCCATTAACAACCCGAGGTCTGGAAAATCCCCAACAGCAAA
This window contains:
- the apc gene encoding adenomatous polyposis coli protein isoform X1; translated protein: MAAASYDQLLKQVEALKMENSNLRQELEDNSNHLNKLETEASNMKEVLKHIQGSIEEDSTDSSGQIDLLERLKEISLDPNTYPGVKLRSQPSSMQGSGSGRSGDSSPSPMGSLGSLPKRGLSNGGRDSAGYLEELEKEKSLLMAELEKEEKKKDQYYAQLQNLTKRIDSLPLTENQFSLQTDMTRRQLEYEARQIRAAMEKQLGTCQDMEKRAQVRVTRIQQIEKDILKIQQHVQSSPAEPESKHDPAAQDEGGQASGDSGGPSAGCSQGSSSRLDQDSASEMSLGGGSYSVPRRLTSHLGTKVEMVYSLLSMLGTHDKDDMSRTLLAMSSSQDSCIAMRQSGCLPLLIQLLHGNDKDSVLLGNSRGSKEARARASAALHNIIHSQPDDKRGRREIRVLHLLEQIRVYCETCWEWQENHERGVDQDKNPMPSPVEHQICPAVCVLMKLSFDEEHRHAMNELGGLQAIGELLQVDCEIYGLTSDHYSVTLRRYAGMALTNLTFGDVANKATLCSMKGCMRAMVAQLKSESEDLQQVIASVLRNLSWRADVNSKKTLREVGSVRALMECALEVQKESTLKSVLSALWNLSAHCTENKADICAVEGALAFLVSTLMYRSQTNTLAIIESGGGILRNVSSLIATNEDHRQILRENSCLQTLLQHLKSHSLTIVSNACGTLWNLSARNAKDQEALWEMGAVSMLKNLIHSKHKMIAMGSAAALRNLMANRPAKYKDANIMSPGSSLPSLHVRKQKALIEELDSQHLSETFDNIDNLSPKASHRGKPSRHKQNVYSDYDGVSRSDGFSPNSVPVRPPYVNTPVLSSPSPRDNPRGNIDSVRAERDRGQDRDRQRGAPSGFHPDHDSKRMQMPATTAAQIAMVMEEVNSIHLLTGLDDRSPETPNQDPHCTTAVHGHSNVYPYTKPDHSGRPCPMPKLEYKASNDSLNSVNSTDGYGKRGQMKPSVDSYSEDDEGKCCVYRKYPADLAHKIHNANHMEDDDGEVDTPINYSLKYSDEQLNSGRQSPSQNERWARPKHMEEMKQTDQRSVRSQSPGYPMYTEGNSEGEEKLKYKPRFVQTEMQQGFRSRNTNQHQQDQSNTGPTQGMNKKMNNQTMCQSVDDYGDDKPTNYSERYSEEEQQDDQPTNYSMKYNKGPHTEQPIDYSLKYSDTSSQKSMFSHSKSSSTQSSVKDHLSQDGSTSSMTSKKNVGRQMQLHPSSAQTRSGPTRPGQKNTTCKPPTVNQETLQTYCVEDTPICFSRGSSLSSLSSDEDEMEGCKRNVNAASNYPTLPISEKESTGSHAQEQGTTEGQSVQYVRIKPPRTSQVHGDGSRHHKAVEFSSGAKSPSKSGAQTPKSPPEHYVQETPLMFSRCTSVSSLDSFESNSIASSIQSELCSGMPSGIISPSDLPDSPGQTMPPSRSKTPPPPQHPPPMKHKKVPPPPRADLAPRHAAVHSAVQRVQVLPDNDTLLHFATESTPDGFSCASSLSALSLDEPYIQKDNELKIMSPVHEDNQGNEAEHEHDDTTESPSQEKHSPGEVEKDILDDSDDDDIEILEACINSAMPTKSSRKPKKQSPSNTTSRIPPPTAHKPSQLPVYKLLPSQTRGQQKTVGFTHGEDMPRIYCIEGTPINFSTATSLSDLTIDSPPNELANTERCAPPCAEVFSSQIRDTIPEGESTDEKDGGVTLSFTQAATVENEGDDILAECISSAMPKGKIHKPFRVQKMNDQLQHPSSASPVSLVKQEVEKKKPTSPVKPMPQSSEYRARMIKKPQPPFNFVSYPDKNKETKMLEPKMASRNFPDKPPNADERPRPGFAFDSPQNYTPIEGTPYCFSRNDSLSSLDFEDDEPDLSKEKAQLRKDKDQRKVSTKNRGEPSARTNRANVPLTAPTTPLQQKQAVFPQPSKENVGPVPDEKQKFSIEDTPMCFSRNSSLSSLSDIDQENNNKDLQPKEVEDVTQVEATSKPQASGYAPKAFHVEDTPVCFSRNSSLSSLSIDSEDDLLQECISSAMPKKKKQTARNKGGNDQGDATEEKSMDRILAEEPGITLDLTDTHSPVSEQALSPDSESFDWKAIQEGANSIVSSLHQAAASLSRQGSSDSDSILSLKSGISLGSPFHLPLNSEDNKSASDKGRPRILKPGEKSTLEAQKKEKEEEAAKSLKGGKKVYKSLITGKPRASAETPASLQQRPTAPSVPMISRGRTMIQVPGVRSSSPSTSPVQKKPPPRGPASVSKTPPTQGQNSSNSPRSIKPPAKSDPSPAKDQPGSQSGSSKASSRSGSRDSTPSRPAQQSLTTRPMQSPGRSSVSPGRNGLGPSNKLSQVPRTASPSTLSTKSSGSGRMAYTSPGRPMGQQTPPKQTGLTRSTSGIPRSESASKTLNQCGVAGPSKKQDLSRMSSTKSSGSESDRSEKPALVRQSTFIKEAPSPTLKRKLEESASFESLSPSSTSQSQTPVSSPSLPDMSLTLPCQGSNWKKSPQNPNSSENGDEKPQRGGKHDISRSHSESPSRLPNLNRKGTWKRENSKHSSSLPRVGTWKRTGSSSSILSASSESSEKGKSEDERQPLSPAQRSPHGKDGNPLKGTWRKMKDSEMSQSEGRDSSSIESMDTMAMGHQMSPAVSKTEDVWVRIEDCPINNPRSGKSPTANIPPVIDSVILKMPSVDLLTSETHPKHSSNESVNALRLGSETNLNLFRSSESIDKKGPDLKPAQSNPSIVPEAHELSLAERTPFSSSNSSKHSSPSGAVAARVSPFNYTPSSRKSSADSATLPRPSQIPTPVSVTNSAKKRETKGESAGESGSYIVTSV